From Vigna angularis cultivar LongXiaoDou No.4 chromosome 11, ASM1680809v1, whole genome shotgun sequence:
GTTCTACCATCTTTGAATCGGTTTGTATCCTATGCAACCACCACAACCATCACCACCGATACCATGTATGACTTCTTCTATCAGTTACTTCTTTATTctcttaaagtttattttttaagaaaatcatatatGATTTAAGGAACACAACTAATATTTGTGCATTATGTTaacaaacttatttttatattagaagcttaattaattaacaattgCAATGCATTATAgattattctatatatataatgaataatCTCTTCATCTCTCAGCAAACATTGTTCCTACTCGTTGCTTTATGGTGAAGGATCTGTTGTACCTTCAGTATTCTATGTGTAAGAACATCATTCAAGAATTGATGTTGACGAATATATTCATACAGTAACTatatttctagaaaaaaaaaaattgatgtcttcatcattttcttctctaaCCTTTAGAACATTATCATTTACATAGACCCTTTTcgtaattctttttaattttcaaggaatatattttagaagcaatttttatcaatttaatacagcatattattttaaatcacagtaaaaattcataaaattgtcaaagaaaataaatttgtttataaattttaattatagataaATCGTACcgacaaattttattattcttttggTAACACGTGTTTAATTTACCAacaaaaaattcatcaaaataattcgtcaataatttatgttttatgtacTAATTAATTCATTGACAAAACAATAgtcaataatttgttttatgtattaattaatttgttgataaattgtcaattatttatatttcatttacgtcaaaaaaaaaatcattggtTAATCTTATCACCCAAATATCGAAGATATAGAAAGTACTTGATCAAAGCTTCTCCACCTAAAATAGATCCAAACTTCATTCCTTTTTTAATCACCCAACGCCAAAACATAGTAGCAAAAGAAAGTCTAAGTGTCTCCACCATAGCTCCaatataacaaaatgaaaagataTGGATGTATAAACAAAAACTGCATCTGCCaatggaaaaagaaacaaagggAGAATGTCTTTGCTACGAAACCCACAAGGAGCTGCTTCGAAATAACAAAGGAGCAACAAAAGATCCTGGATTTGCAATCTTCTACAAATTTTTGACTTATAATTATCAACGAATTTTTTTCAGTAATTCTTgaccaatttttttataattatcgataaattttTTGATCAATAATTATcgacaaatataaaattttatcaataaatattactaattatattattattaatagttttttatcTGTCAGAAATCCGTAAAGAAAAAGTCTTTACAGACAAAAATTTCACTGATGAATTTTAATCTtcaataatatatgtttttctaaataaaattttattttgtttaaaaataatcataaagaGAAGTAAATGTACGATGGGCAATACAAGCAATTCTCAATACAACATAACTATATTTAGCAACGTTATAACAATAAGAGCTGAAGATGAACAACTAGTATCGATTTGGAATCATAAGTAACCAATAGAACCAACatcaacaaaattcaaaaagagaaaaaaaagaaagaagttgcTATACCCATTCCTAATCCGACTTTCATATCATGTCAAGAAAtactttaagtttaatttttacaccCACGTATAATCAATGTGATTTCCAtgtattaataattttactcCACCCATCAAAGTAAGATTTGCATCtttaaaaaagacaaaataacttagaataaaataaatattgcaATATCAGCCAATTCAATGATGTAATACAATCTATTATTTCATGtaattcagttttattttatatacttttaactCTTGTAAAGCAAATGGGTCAGGTTGGTAATAAAGATGAAAggtcattataattttttttatgataaacaTGAATATAGTTTCTATATTCTTCTAtgtatatttattgtaatattcATACCCTTAAACACCAATCAAATGTAAATTGGTTTATCATAACGAAAACCAAATAATGGAGAGAATGAGAACCATACTAATCACTGCATTATTGTTCATAAGTGTAGTGGTTGCAGAAGATGCTGGTGCTGGTAAAGCCATCAATCCTATAGCAGATGCTGCAACCGATGAAAGCACTAATGTAGCTAAATACGTTGGTATCAGCTTGGCCTTTGATCAAATACTTAGTGGACAAACTCAAGCATACGAGTCTCCCAGGTTCAAGAGGTTTGTGACACATTGCAGCTCACATGTTGCTGAAACATGCAGTGGAAATGATCCAATGCAAAAAGGAGGTGGAATCAATGGCCAATTAGGGTTGTCTCAATGCCTTTTTGATTCCATGGAAGCATGCTTGGTAGATCACAAGGCCTCACTTTATCAAACAACTTCTTCCTATAAACCTAAACAGTCAATTCAATATTTGACAGAGCTCATTCAGACTGTAAAATTTCAAGCCGTCTTGAGAACATGCTCTCAATCCACTGCACAAAATTGTTTGACTGATTATAATGTTGATTCATCAGCTTTATCAGCTTGTCTTGTACCATCTTTGAATCAGTGTGTGTATCCTACTCTATGGTGGCcatttccaccaccaccaccaccaccaccaccaccaccaaaacCACTACCACCACCTTGTATGACTTCTTCTGTAACTTATTTCTTTATTCTCTTAAActctattttttaagaaaatcatatAGGATTTGAGGAATAGAATTAATATTTGTGCATTCTAATAAACTCATTTtatattacaagtttaattaattaacaacaTGTGGTTGCTGCAGTTCCTACTGAAGTTGAGCCTGATCAAATTACGCCTAATCAAATTACACCTGATCAAGTTGATCAAGTTGAGCCTCCTGGTATGACTTCTTCTTTCACCTTCTGTACTCTCGTATACTCTATTTTTCAAGAAAATCGTATACGATTTAAcgaatataattaatatttgtgcATTCTGTTaacaaacttatttttatattagaagCTTGATTAATTAACAGCATGTGGTTGGTGCAGATCAGGAGAGATAAATGTACTTGCGTTGCATTTTATACTAATACAGCAATAATTGCAATGCATTATAGATTATCCTATATATGTAAGGAATAATCTCTTCATCTCTTTGCAAACATTGTTTCTACTCGTTGCTTTATGGGGAAGGATCTGTTGTACCTTCAGTGTTAGTGTTCTAATTAGCTATATCACTGCAGGCCATCTGTAATAAAATCATTGAAGAATGCTATGATATATCATAATGACGTTCCTACTATTTTGTATCAAGTGTTGAATAAACTTGTATGTGGAAACGTAACTCTATTCTTTCTATCCAATGATTCAAAATGTATTATAGAATAGGTattactttcatttttaaaaatcacaACTTAACGAGCGAGGGTTGTAACACAAGttcaatgaatttttaataGTCACTTTCACAACATCCTCGCTCTCATTATTAGTATATTATTACTATAGATTTTCTggaactttaatttaatttatctattaaTATAGATTTTCTGGAAATTGAATTTAGCTTAATTTTATCAGATATATTTGATTACCAAGACTCCCCTTCCTGGGTCAACTTAAACTGTGAATTCTTTCACAATCAGCAACAGAACGAGACTAGATGTATCACCATAGCAAAAAAGCCTTTTCTAAGGCAATAAATTCAATAATCGAAATAatcaaaaatcagaaaaaatgaaaatcataaaCGCACCCGGCAGCATCGCCACACGGAGGAGGTGGTGCATTGTGAAGACTGTGAGAATCTGAGATCGGGTGGCTTCCTCGCGGATTCTCCAGCGAACAGCGGTGGACGCCGGTGGGAGACGGAACGGTTCGGGCGTCCAggaggagagaaagagaaagagggcGAGATTTGAAAGACAGCGAGATAAGCATGTGTTCTAAAAATTATCCCTGGTGTGTTCCTTTGAAAATAAGGGTGTTCTCATGGCATTATTTGTGGCGATTTGCGACGACGGATTAGGAAGGATTTCCGAAAAATCACTGTGCATTTCATCTTCCAAAAGTGCGACGATTTGCGGTGATTCaggtagagctgtcaaaacgggtaacccgccCCGactcgacccgacccaccacgggttggtcacttagtaaGCTAACCCAACctggctcatttattagcgagccaaaaaaatttgaacccgacccAACCTACCACggattggtgggttaaacgggttggctcattggctcacttaattaactttttttcacccttttcttctcagattcttataacatattacttttatcgatcaaattgaaacaataataatttgaccaattgatataaaaaaaatgaaacaaaagaaatatattgttatatatattctaagctatcaagcataaaattttgccaatttagtttaatgagacatacacaatcATTTGACCAAGAAATTACATATAgttgttaacaaaaatatataacacaagataaaactgtcaggcttgtagataggtctaaaaacaagataaaacaaatgatatattcttgaattatccaatctataatattattcatttattaaattggaatcctgaatggataaattcacagtattatgctctcttgaagtatcttcttctttatctccatctataatattattcaatctataatcttagggttttatttgtagAGGGAAACTTTTGGAGACACAACAACGAGAAAGGctattgctaagtaaaggttgtacattttgaataattaatttgatttcagtaataaaataggatttgaataattaatttaatttaattaaaaaaaattggtgggtgggtgagccaacccgacccaccacgggttcaacccgtgtgagccgggttcttagtgagccgggtcaaaattggctcgcataaaaacatttgcatttttttccaacccaacccggctcaaacccgtggtgagccgggttggctcacgggtttcaacccattttgacggcactaGATTCAGGGCACAAAGTCTTATATGCCCCTTGAAGTACGAATACTGTTGTTGCAAACatctttccaaaaatattaacGTGGTTATTTCTGGATTCGAATCTCATTTATAAGTAATCGattccaaaaataataaaataaacaaaagtatcATCTCCTCAATCACTGTTGCTTCACGAGAAAGAAGTTATGTATAGTTTGACGAATACAGTGGATTGTGGATGTCCATGTGATGACCCAGTGTGCAGGCATGCGTTTCTTTGCTTTTGAGAGTGCTTTTGCAGCCCATTTGCAGTGGCCAGATTCCCTACTTGACAGAACCATTCACTGCGATGTACTGCATAGTAGAGTATCGTGGGAAAGATGTTTGAATTATATTACAATGCTTTCACCATCCACACCATTAATAAGAAGGTGGTTGGTGGATAAGTTTGGTGTGTATTAAGCGATGTGTGTGTTTACATAGAGAGACATCGAACTTTGAAGATACGGAACTGGAAAGCAACTTTTGGCAAGTGTGTGTGGTGAAGTAGTGCCTTCAGAGGGAGGTTCTGTGGAGTAGATATAGGTAatgtttgttttggattttgttGTGGTTGTTGCAGGAAAAAGCTGTGTCATGTGGTTGAAGaggaagagagttggaggaggAAGAAGGTTGTTGTTCATGATGAGGAAGCGGATGAAGATGAGAAATGAAGGAAGGAGCAGTGGTTGAAGATAACTTGGAAGAAGCCATATTCACTGTTCGAAGAAGAGGGTGTGTAGACTATGCATGGCTCGGACGTAATCGGTTACAAGTGCCGTAACCGGTTACTCATTTAGAAGCAAGCATAATCGGTTACACATCCCGTAACCGGTTAAAGCTTCAATGGTGTTTTGCAAATGGATGTGTATTCGGTTACAGTTGCCGTAACCGGTTAAAGGTTCAACATCACCTCAGTTTTCCGGTTGAGGCCTGTGGTCAGAGCGTTGTTGTGGCGTCGTCTCCGGTTGGCCAGGATTTGGTGTCTGTATTATTTGCACTTGGATAGGTGCATCGTTGAAAATCTGCAGCGACCTAACCTTGTTGCATGACAGCGTTGGTGGCTATGGGGTGGACGAGTACGGCGCACATCATGGAGGTGGGGTCCGAGCACTACCTATGGAGGCATACTCATACGCACCGAAGAGGGGGAGGAGGGAGATGTAGATGCACAACACGAGGCCGAGAGTAATAGGCAGTTAAAGAATATggtatttttt
This genomic window contains:
- the LOC108332974 gene encoding nodulin-30-like, with translation MERMRTILITALLFISVVVAEDAGAGKAINPIADAATDESTNVAKYVGISLAFDQILSGQTQAYESPRFKRFVTHCSSHVAETCSGNDPMQKGGGINGQLGLSQCLFDSMEACLVDHKASLYQTTSSYKPKQSIQYLTELIQTVKFQAVLRTCSQSTAQNCLTDYNVDSSALSACLVPSLNQCVYPTLWWPFPPPPPPPPPPPKPLPPPFPTEVEPDQITPNQITPDQVDQVEPPDQER